One Sphaerisporangium krabiense DNA segment encodes these proteins:
- a CDS encoding Fur family transcriptional regulator, whose product MTSRRDAVRDILQLSEGFRSAQDIYAEMRAGGAKIGLTTVYRALQSLADSGQVDVLRTDDGESVYRACATGTHHHHLVCRRCGHTVEVAGPAVERWAEAVGAEHGFTAVTHTVEVFGTCGSCAQVASAG is encoded by the coding sequence ATGACGAGCCGCCGTGACGCCGTACGGGACATTCTCCAGCTAAGCGAGGGATTCCGCAGCGCTCAGGACATCTACGCAGAGATGCGGGCCGGTGGGGCGAAGATCGGCCTCACCACCGTGTACCGTGCGCTCCAGTCGCTGGCCGACTCCGGCCAGGTCGACGTCCTGCGCACCGACGACGGCGAGTCGGTCTACCGCGCCTGCGCCACCGGCACCCACCACCATCACCTGGTGTGCCGGCGCTGCGGCCACACGGTCGAGGTGGCCGGGCCCGCCGTCGAGCGGTGGGCCGAGGCGGTGGGCGCCGAGCACGGCTTCACGGCGGTCACGCACACCGTCGAGGTGTTCGGCACCTGCGGCTCCTGCGCGCAGGTCGCCTCGGCGGGCTGA
- a CDS encoding metal ABC transporter permease: protein MIEMLRYDFMWRALAAALLVGLSAPAVGTFIVQRRLALLGDGIGHVALTGVALGFLTGTAPVLTAVVVAVLGAVAIELVRARGRTTGDVALALLFYGGIAGGVLLIGLAPGGSNATLTSYLFGSISSVSGQDVWVIAVLAAFVLGVVAVFGRELFVLCQDEDVARVNGLPVRFLSLLVAVTAALTVVIAMRVVGLLLVSALMVVPVATSQQITRGFVTTMLLAMGLGVIATVGGLTSAFYAGVAPGAAIVLLALSGFVIALGVGRFVRRGRAQQAGP, encoded by the coding sequence ATGATCGAGATGCTGCGGTACGACTTCATGTGGCGGGCGCTGGCCGCCGCGCTGCTGGTCGGCCTGTCGGCCCCGGCGGTCGGCACCTTCATCGTCCAGCGCCGCCTCGCCCTGCTCGGCGACGGCATCGGCCACGTCGCGCTCACCGGCGTGGCGCTCGGCTTCCTGACCGGCACCGCCCCCGTGCTCACCGCCGTCGTGGTGGCCGTGCTGGGGGCGGTCGCGATCGAGCTGGTGCGGGCGCGCGGCCGCACCACCGGCGACGTGGCGCTGGCGCTGCTCTTCTACGGCGGCATCGCGGGCGGCGTACTGCTCATCGGGCTCGCCCCCGGCGGCAGCAACGCGACGCTGACGTCCTATCTGTTCGGCTCGATCTCCAGCGTGAGCGGGCAGGACGTGTGGGTGATCGCGGTGCTGGCCGCCTTCGTGCTCGGCGTGGTCGCGGTCTTCGGCCGCGAGCTGTTCGTGCTGTGCCAGGACGAGGACGTCGCCCGGGTCAACGGCCTGCCGGTGCGCTTCCTCAGCCTGCTGGTCGCGGTCACCGCCGCGCTCACCGTCGTGATCGCGATGCGGGTGGTGGGGCTGCTGCTGGTGAGCGCGCTGATGGTCGTGCCGGTGGCGACCAGCCAGCAGATCACCCGGGGCTTCGTGACCACCATGCTGCTGGCCATGGGCCTCGGCGTCATCGCGACGGTGGGCGGGCTCACCTCCGCCTTCTACGCGGGGGTGGCGCCGGGCGCGGCGATCGTTCTGCTCGCCTTGTCCGGGTTCGTCATCGCCCTTGGCGTGGGTAGATTCGTACGGCGGGGCCGCGCTCAGCAGGCCGGCCCCTAA
- a CDS encoding metal ABC transporter ATP-binding protein — translation MTRSAQATGVAPPPVTADTPPAFAMADGRVALDGRPVLRGIDLRVTPGEVVAVLGANGSGKSTLIRALLGLTPLSGGSTELYGVPPARFRDWWRVGYVPQRLSVGGGVPATVREIVASGRVARQRRLRRAGAEDRAAVARALDAVGLTSRAGEPVGWLSGGQQQRVLIARALAGDPDTYVMDEPTAGVDAENQRHLAATLAALVERGKTVLLVAHELGPLAPLITRSVVLRDGLVVHDGAPPHGEPVHPAVHHPADLPGPGAAR, via the coding sequence ATGACCCGATCCGCACAGGCGACCGGCGTCGCCCCGCCGCCGGTGACGGCGGACACCCCGCCGGCGTTCGCCATGGCCGACGGCCGCGTCGCGCTGGACGGGCGCCCGGTGCTGCGGGGCATCGACCTGCGCGTCACCCCCGGCGAGGTGGTGGCCGTGCTCGGGGCCAACGGCTCGGGCAAGTCCACGCTGATCCGCGCCCTGCTCGGCCTGACGCCCCTGTCGGGCGGCTCCACCGAGTTGTACGGCGTCCCGCCGGCCCGGTTCCGTGACTGGTGGCGCGTCGGGTACGTCCCCCAGCGGCTGTCGGTGGGCGGGGGCGTGCCCGCGACCGTGCGCGAGATCGTGGCCTCCGGCCGCGTCGCCCGGCAGCGGCGCCTGCGCCGCGCCGGCGCCGAGGACCGCGCCGCCGTCGCCCGCGCGCTGGACGCGGTGGGCCTGACCTCCCGCGCGGGCGAGCCGGTGGGGTGGCTGTCGGGCGGCCAGCAGCAGCGGGTCCTGATCGCCCGCGCGCTCGCCGGCGACCCGGACACCTACGTCATGGACGAGCCGACGGCGGGCGTGGACGCGGAGAACCAGCGGCACCTGGCCGCCACGCTGGCCGCGCTGGTGGAGCGGGGCAAGACCGTCCTGCTGGTCGCGCACGAGCTGGGGCCGTTGGCACCGCTGATCACCCGGTCGGTGGTCCTGCGCGACGGCCTCGTCGTCCACGACGGCGCTCCCCCGCACGGCGAACCCGTCCACCCGGCCGTCCACCATCCCGCCGACCTGCCGGGACCGGGGGCCGCGCGATGA
- a CDS encoding metal ABC transporter substrate-binding protein: MLPFSPKTRRAGRLSWPRRRAAAVLGAAALLTTAACSGGVTASADQAEGRPAVLAAFYPLEWISVKAGGQDAAVTGLTQPGVEPHDLELTPRQIADIERADLIVYIKGVQPALDEAVMEHAAGKAFDAASVVTTVPATTEQRSAGDGVSYDPHLWLDPSRLATVVTKLGERLAAIDRPHADGYASRARTAAGELTALDAEFRRTLAGCTTRTMVTSHTAFGYLAERYNLRQVGISGLDPEAEPDPARIARVAATAREEGVTTIFTEELVSPKVAEVLAGEIGAKTAVLNPIESRPAQGDYLSAARANLSALRTALGCP; encoded by the coding sequence GTGCTGCCCTTTTCGCCCAAAACCCGCCGAGCCGGACGGCTGTCGTGGCCGCGACGGCGCGCCGCCGCCGTGCTCGGCGCCGCCGCGCTGCTCACCACGGCCGCCTGCTCGGGGGGCGTGACAGCCTCCGCGGACCAGGCCGAGGGCAGGCCGGCCGTGCTGGCCGCCTTCTACCCGCTGGAGTGGATCTCCGTGAAGGCCGGCGGCCAGGACGCCGCGGTGACCGGCCTCACCCAGCCCGGCGTCGAGCCGCACGATCTGGAGCTGACGCCGCGCCAGATCGCCGACATCGAGCGGGCCGACCTGATCGTCTACATCAAGGGCGTGCAGCCGGCTCTCGACGAGGCCGTCATGGAGCACGCCGCCGGCAAGGCCTTCGACGCCGCCTCGGTGGTGACCACGGTGCCGGCCACCACCGAGCAGCGCTCCGCGGGCGACGGCGTCTCCTACGACCCCCACCTGTGGCTGGACCCGTCCCGGCTGGCCACCGTCGTGACCAAGCTCGGCGAGCGGCTCGCCGCGATCGACCGCCCCCACGCCGACGGCTACGCCTCGCGGGCCCGCACCGCGGCGGGCGAGCTGACCGCGCTGGACGCCGAGTTCCGCCGGACCCTCGCCGGGTGCACCACCCGCACCATGGTCACCAGCCACACGGCGTTCGGCTATCTGGCGGAACGTTACAACCTGCGGCAGGTCGGCATCAGCGGCCTGGACCCCGAGGCCGAGCCGGACCCGGCCCGCATCGCCCGCGTGGCCGCCACCGCCCGCGAGGAGGGCGTGACCACGATCTTCACCGAGGAACTCGTCAGCCCCAAGGTCGCCGAGGTCCTCGCCGGCGAGATCGGCGCCAAGACGGCCGTGCTCAACCCGATCGAGAGCCGTCCCGCCCAAGGCGACTACCTGTCCGCCGCGCGCGCCAACCTGTCCGCGCTCCGCACCGCACTGGGATGCCCATGA
- a CDS encoding DUF6703 family protein translates to MADKHDSASSSAPNSSHKRSVPAHPLARRPPGGKARPAGRPLPRGEHFMTPGATGLRRAVERGSAAPLVYLYGLPRWIAPVLLVVLLLVALAVPDWRGGLAALPVLAFVTWLAYMSWPSLGAGARILRVALGVFLVLLAAERFGLIF, encoded by the coding sequence GTGGCCGACAAGCACGACTCCGCCTCCTCGTCCGCGCCGAACTCCTCGCACAAGCGCTCGGTTCCGGCGCATCCTCTGGCGCGCAGGCCGCCCGGCGGGAAGGCGCGTCCCGCGGGCCGCCCGCTGCCGCGCGGCGAGCACTTCATGACGCCCGGCGCCACGGGCCTGCGCCGCGCGGTCGAGCGCGGGAGCGCGGCCCCGCTGGTCTACCTGTACGGCCTGCCGCGCTGGATCGCCCCGGTGCTGCTGGTGGTGCTGCTGCTGGTGGCGCTCGCCGTGCCCGACTGGCGGGGCGGGCTGGCCGCGCTGCCGGTGCTCGCCTTCGTGACCTGGCTGGCCTACATGTCGTGGCCGTCGCTCGGCGCGGGGGCGAGGATCCTGCGGGTGGCGCTCGGGGTCTTCCTCGTCCTGCTGGCGGCGGAGCGCTTCGGCCTGATCTTCTGA
- a CDS encoding antibiotic biosynthesis monooxygenase family protein: MLNGMFAVIRYSVPEARAEEFTRSARSVLAVLAAQSGFRSGRIGRSVDEPNLWAVVSEWDGAGFYRRALSAARMDMYPTMDMVVNEPSAYEIMEEIA, from the coding sequence ATGCTGAACGGCATGTTCGCGGTCATCCGGTACTCCGTTCCCGAGGCGCGCGCCGAAGAGTTCACGCGGTCCGCCCGATCCGTCCTCGCCGTGCTGGCCGCCCAGTCCGGGTTCCGCTCCGGGAGGATCGGCAGATCGGTGGACGAGCCGAACCTGTGGGCGGTGGTCAGCGAGTGGGACGGGGCCGGCTTCTACCGGCGCGCCCTGTCGGCGGCGCGCATGGACATGTATCCGACCATGGACATGGTCGTCAACGAGCCCAGCGCCTACGAGATCATGGAGGAGATCGCCTGA